The following nucleotide sequence is from Cinclus cinclus chromosome 23, bCinCin1.1, whole genome shotgun sequence.
AAATAAGTTTACATCATATAAAATACTCACTAACTCATACTGGTCTGAGAGAAGTCTGTGAAAGCATCTGTGATGTGAGAAGGCATTTCACAGGTTACTGCTCTAGAAGACAAGAGATTTTTGTCCTATGCAGGGACCTTCCATCtaaaactgcaaaactgcatGTAGTAGTACCTGAGAGCTCTTCATAAAATGTGATGCACTTCTGGGTGCCTACACAAAATCAAATCATCCTCACCCTGCTTCAACTTCATGTGTTTTCAGGTTTGCTTCCTACTGGTCCCATCCTTTAGAATGTTATTTCTAGAATACAGTAATATACAGCACAACATCCCACAGCATGCTGAACCAGCCCAAGCAGAATAATTCACTGTGTCAAATCCTATTTTTAGGGCAGCTTTAGGTACTGTCAATTCAAAAGCCACTGATCAAGTACCCAAATCACTGGTATTAGTAACAACTTTAGGACAATCTAAAGCTTCTTAATAGCTTGTCTTGAGGGTATACATTGATTCTGCAAAATttgcatatgaaaaaaatagcaaaaaactACCTGAATAGCCACCATGCAGAAATGCTGCATTTGCTTTctactgaagaaaaatagtttAGATGGAAAAGACAGTTTGCATCCCTGTCTTCCATTAATTATTTAGATGAAAACAGGCACCTGATCCTGAAACCTTTACTCTTTCTCCTAGTTTTGCAAAATGCAGTCTCTCCATAGTGCCTTTAGATATCTACTGTATAACACTGCCGTATTCTTGAACATTAGTACTGTTATTCACATGGGCACATATGTAAATAGCTGTCCCACTACTATGGAAAGACAAGTTTTGAGAAGGCAGAAAGAAGTTACACAGACCTAACAGCAACTTCATTCAGCAAGTCATTTAACAAGCTACCTACACATAGTAAGTGCGAGTCTCCCATTTGCTCCTCCGTGCCAGCTAAGGCCGCCTCAAACTTATCACCCAAACCCTGCAGGGCACACGTGCCTTTCCGGAGATTGCGTTGGAATCAGAAACTCTAACAAGGGcgggtttaaaagaaaaagcacaccCTTCACTGTCCCGATCACAGAACAGGGAGACAGCTGAAAGCGCACCAGCCCGGGTGGACAGGCCGCATCCCCACGTTTCCATCCCTTCTTGTCGGGACACGGCGCCATCCCACGCAGCACGGCCGCCACAAGGCCGCGGCCGGGCCGAGGCCGCCTCACGGGCACGGCGGGAGGATCGCGCTCTGGAACGCGGCCTCCCGAGCACCGCAACCCCGCCCGGGCACCGAGCCCTCCGCCCACACCGACACCCCCCAGCCCGCCGGGGCTCTGCTCCGGGCCCGCGGGGGCCGCAGCGGCGACAGCCGCAACTCACCTcagcggggccgcgggcggCTCTGGGAGGctccgccccggccccgcccgcgctCGGCCCCGGCGCCTCCCCGCCGCTCGCCCGGGCGGCCTCTGCGCTGCCGGCCCGCTCCGCTTTTCTCACGGGCTGTGCGAACGCGGACAGCGCTCCGGTACGCCAAGTGACAAGGATCGCTTCCTACGGCGGAGcgagctgctgctgccgctgctgctgccgccccTCAGGCAGCCCCGCACGTACCGAGCAAAACCGAGCCTTGCTCTTCTCCGTTCTCTGCCCGAAGCGTCTGCCCGGACGCTTCTGTTTCGCGAGGCTTACTGTGCACAGGGAATGGCTGTGGCTCAGGGATGATGTCGTCCCTGATTTTAAGGGGTTTCGATGTTTTGAAGGATGGACAGAGCTGTTAATGGGGGCCTTTAGAACTGCAAAGCCCTGTTGTGTAAAAGCCTGCTCGCAGGTGCTGGGAGGTCCTGTCTGACTCCTGGGTGCCGGGCTCACGAGacctcctgcagagcagctcaggtcCAGGTGAGGAGAGCCGGTCATAGCGAAGGACTTCGCTGAGGGCTCTCCTGGGATCGGTGCGGGATTCAGCTCCCGGCACGGGGCGCTTTGTGTGCTGCCCACAGCGGGGTCTGCTCAGAACCCTTGACAGGCCGGTCCTTGCTCTGCCTGCCCGAGTGCCGGGCATGCACACACGAAGATGCGTTCGATTCTCAGCTACAACTCAGCACCCAACTCCTCAGCGCCCTCCGCGTCTTCTGCTCGCGCGACGGGCCCGGCTGAGGAACAGGGCCAGACCCGGGGATTGGCTCCGGGGAGCTGCAGGGGCGGGACCAGGCCCGGGGATTGGCTGCGGGGGccgcggggggcggggccgTGCCGTTCCCGTGCCGGCCGGTGCGCGCTCCCTCGGCCGGGGGGAGTTCCACGCGCTCGTGGCCGGAGCGCGGCGCTCTCCCGTTCCCTGCGTGTCCCTGTCGTGCCCGTATGGCTTCGGCATCTTCGCGCAGGGCTCCGCCTCTCACCTTTCATCTCCTGGGGATTCCGCGCAGCACTCACCGGGAAGCCCCAGTGGTGAAAAGGGCGAACGCTGCCCGGCAGGGCTGAGGGGTCGCGCCTCTGGGAGGGTCCGGAAAGTCCCGCCGGGCCGGGGTttccccgccgcccccgggaTGACGCAGCCGGACCCCTCGGGGGCGGCCGCTAAGGGCGGGTGCCGGGTGTCCCGCGCGCAGTGCCTccggccgcgccgccccgcTCCGACCCATGGCTCCGAGCCGGGCGCTGCTGCCCGCGGCTCTGCTGGCGCTGGCGCTGAGCCCGGGACCCGCGGCCGCGCTGCCGTGCATCGCTGACTGCCCGGCGGGtaagggccgggccgggccggggcacGATGTGCCGGGCGCGGCCCGCGGTGACCGCTGTGTCTCGGCCCGCAGGTACGTTCGTAGCGAGCCCGGACTGCGGACGGGGAGCGGGCGcgtcctgccagccctgcccgaCCGGCACCTTCTCCAGCGCGGCGGGACGCGGCGGCTGCAGAATGTGTCGGCGGTGCGAAGGTACCGGCGGCGACgccaccagccctgctgtgacCTCCCGTGGCAACGACGTGCCCGGGCTGGCACCTGCCCGGCGTGGGGACGAGCCACTCACCAAATAAAGCTACGCGTCTGCGGGGCTTCTCGCTGGAGCCGCCAGCCTGATTTTTGTGAGAGCAAAGGTCCGAGCCTTTGCTGCACCACGCTGGGCATGCTGTAACCTAAAACTCGTTTTCCCCTTGCAGGtccatttcagtatttaaaagaGTGTTCCTCAACAAGTGATGCTGAATGCACATGCAAGGAGGGCTATAGCTGTGGCAATGACGGCTGCACCTACTGCATCCGAAGCTGTGGTGTGGGCAAGGAGAGCACCAAGAACGGTAGGATCAcctttccccagcagctgaAAACCCCTCTGCTTCCTGCACCAGACACACTGCACTGCCTCTCACACAGCGCTGCAGCAGATGGAGGAAGGACCTCGCAAGATAaaagctgccactgctgctaaACCTTTGCACGGTGTGTGGTGTAAGCTCAGGAGCAGACAAACCTACCACACTCTGAGCCCTACTACAGCTCAAATCATGCACCAGTTAGTTCCCTTTACATGGCAGCTCTTTGGTTGCCAGCATGAGGGAAACTGAACTGGGAGCTCTGGAGTTAGGTATGGTTTGTCACATCTTGTGCCAAATCAACTGGCTTTGTAGCCAAGTACTGTACTGGTCAGTGGCTGACAGGGAAAGACTTGCCTGGCATACTGAGCAGCTTATGAAATAACAATTCTGACATTGTACAAGCAggcaaaaataatgtttcataTGTTGCGTTTTAAATGCTTATCTTGTATGACTTTACCTATTCTTGTCTGTTGAAGGCTGCCAGACTTGCCCCTATGGAACCTTTAATGATCAACCCAATGGCTCCTGTAAAAACTGGACAATGTaagtaaacttaaaaaaaaaaaaaaaaaaaattccacttgactggattttaatttttttattcttttccctgttttgctGTAAATGTTCTTCAGGTGCTCTGATAACCAAGTCCTGGAGCCTGGAACTCCAGCAAAAGATGTCATTTGCAAACACGCTTCAGTTAATCCCACTTCAGTCACTACTCTACCTACCACATCTCTTGAAATGCCATTTTCTATCACTGTGCCAGGTGAGTCATTGTATAATATTGCTTATGGAAGTAAAGAATTATGACCTACTTAAACATATTGTAGCTCATTCACTTTCCATTAAAGCAGAATGTCTTCTATGCATTTCCAGTGTTGCAGCCTGATCCAGAAGCACAGTGGGAGACAAAGTTTTCAGCTAATTCAATGGCAGTAGAATTTGTTCTGTTAATACTCttagaaaatgttatttatttcctAGGGAACGATGTTCAGACAGACACAATCAGGATTTCTGTCGCTGTGGCTGGGCTGTCGTGCATAATGTTTCTCCTGCCTTTGTGCATCTGCTTCAGTGTCTGGCATAAAAAGAAACTACACACTGCCTTCAAGAAAAGTAAGATAAATATACTCTTcggtttttctttttgaaactaGACAGAAGTCAGGAATCTAGGTTAAGTGTCTTTCAAAGCTGTTTGCAATAGCTTCATGTTTTTTGGTGTTGTAAGTCAGAAGCAATTGAAAGGGAAACAGTTTTGGAATTTCTATTGCAGAAAGCACTGCGGGTGTTAGGTCAAGTGCATGTTTATCCTTAGAAGTGAAGTATTtgtgagaaatgaaaaaactCAGCTGAGCTTTGCTGCTCCAGTTAAAGGTCAGTTCAGCTTATTACTTCCAAGCATCATCCTTGGTCTGCGTGGCTGTAACACTTTTGAGTTCTCTCTGCTCAGAGAGCACACATTGCCTGGAGTGTCTTGGAACTCTGCAGTAGGAAAGGGGACATCAGTCAGGGTGTACTGCTACACAGGTGCAGAGTCAGCCTGAATCCAGCACTGCCTCTGAGAGCTAGTAAGTCCTGGGCGAGCTCAAGAGTTCAGCACAAAGATGATGGTGATTCCATTCAATAtagttggttggtttgtttttttggggggttctctctccctttcccttcttttcccctgtCCTAAGGATAAGGTCTGAATCTTCTAGTGTAACTAAATACAGAAAGTCAGAGCAGTCCAAAAATCTATTTCCCTCATGCTGGTCTTCCTGTCATTGCCATGACAAACAGAGCACCAGAGGCCCTGCTGaattaggaaaaacaaagtaTGATAAATTAGTTTTATTGGATATACAGGCTGTAgaagaataatttcaaattatagAATAACTTGGaagattttttcttcctggcatCCTGCATTTGTGGCTGAGGCATGGTGAAATAAGATGACTAAGtaaatgaaacagaaagaggacatttgtccagttctgggcccctcacttcAAGaaacactgaggtgctggaacgagtccagagaagggcaacaaagctggGG
It contains:
- the TNFRSF9 gene encoding tumor necrosis factor receptor superfamily member 9 — its product is MAPSRALLPAALLALALSPGPAAALPCIADCPAGTFVASPDCGRGAGASCQPCPTGTFSSAAGRGGCRMCRRCEGPFQYLKECSSTSDAECTCKEGYSCGNDGCTYCIRSCGVGKESTKNGCQTCPYGTFNDQPNGSCKNWTMCSDNQVLEPGTPAKDVICKHASVNPTSVTTLPTTSLEMPFSITVPGNDVQTDTIRISVAVAGLSCIMFLLPLCICFSVWHKKKLHTAFKKIHTPEQSIQEDDACSCHFPEEEQGEYQDPGKSTEFRDLLVH